A portion of the Calothrix sp. 336/3 genome contains these proteins:
- the apcB gene encoding allophycocyanin subunit beta — MRDAVTSLIKNYDVAGRYFDRNALDDLKSYFASGTARVQAAAAINSNAAAIVKQAGSRLFAELPELIRPGGNAYTTRRYAACLRDMDYYLRYATYAIVAGSMDVLDERVLQGLRETYNSLGVPIGPTVRGIQIMKDIAKEQAAAAGIADVSFVDQPFDYMTRDLGEKDI; from the coding sequence ATGCGGGACGCAGTTACAAGCTTAATTAAGAATTATGACGTTGCTGGTCGGTATTTTGACCGGAATGCCCTGGATGACCTGAAATCTTATTTTGCAAGTGGTACGGCTAGGGTACAAGCTGCGGCGGCGATTAACTCGAATGCGGCAGCAATTGTCAAACAAGCTGGTTCACGATTATTTGCAGAATTGCCGGAGCTAATTCGTCCAGGTGGTAACGCTTATACGACCCGCCGCTATGCTGCTTGCTTACGAGACATGGATTATTACTTGCGCTATGCCACCTATGCCATTGTCGCAGGCAGCATGGATGTTTTAGATGAGCGAGTGCTGCAAGGGCTACGGGAAACTTACAATTCCTTGGGGGTTCCCATTGGTCCTACAGTGCGCGGAATCCAAATAATGAAAGATATAGCCAAAGAGCAAGCTGCTGCGGCTGGCATCGCTGATGTGAGCTTTGTAGATCAGCCTTTTGACTATATGACCAGAGACTTGGGCGAGAAAGATATTTAA
- a CDS encoding exosortase-dependent surface protein XDP2 produces the protein MRIQNLSTAILVTIGSLLAASHAAQAANFTTNLEKNGGPEGDIILKSVTQNGKTTSDFSFVNKANILENTPIKLDPKKVETADPEEAKIKGIVNNNSGDASTDKGDKASSPMAVSGLKDPTNTEIAAFMGNKNLNNIIDSEGTGSFRINMFFDSLITADSLGIDNILVWERGMNSDLGIQAIDASGKVIGNFLKLLRTQQASAGYSIDTMEINNTQKVGSWGVSLKDLGVASLAGVQVFANSSYGGPDFKVMARKSQNVPEPGALLGLGLVATMAYKYRQYKQIAR, from the coding sequence ATGCGTATCCAAAATTTATCCACTGCAATTTTAGTTACTATCGGTTCCCTTTTAGCTGCTTCTCATGCAGCCCAAGCAGCAAACTTTACTACAAATCTAGAGAAAAATGGTGGTCCTGAAGGTGATATCATTCTCAAGTCTGTCACTCAAAATGGTAAAACGACTAGTGATTTTTCTTTCGTAAATAAAGCTAATATTCTCGAAAATACACCGATTAAACTTGACCCCAAGAAAGTAGAAACTGCTGACCCAGAAGAAGCAAAAATCAAAGGGATTGTCAATAATAACAGTGGTGATGCTAGTACAGATAAAGGAGATAAAGCTTCATCTCCTATGGCAGTTTCTGGTCTCAAAGACCCTACAAACACGGAAATTGCTGCTTTCATGGGTAACAAAAATTTGAATAATATTATTGATTCTGAGGGAACTGGTTCTTTCCGAATTAATATGTTTTTCGATAGTCTAATTACTGCGGATAGCTTGGGTATTGATAATATTCTTGTTTGGGAAAGGGGTATGAATAGTGATTTAGGTATCCAGGCGATAGATGCATCTGGTAAGGTAATAGGTAATTTCCTGAAGTTGTTGAGAACTCAACAAGCGAGTGCTGGCTATTCAATTGATACTATGGAAATTAATAACACTCAGAAAGTCGGCTCTTGGGGTGTAAGTCTTAAGGATTTAGGTGTGGCATCATTAGCTGGCGTTCAAGTTTTTGCTAATTCCAGCTACGGGGGTCCAGACTTCAAAGTTATGGCAAGAAAAAGCCAAAATGTACCAGAACCTGGCGCATTATTAGGTTTGGGTTTAGTAGCAACTATGGCATATAAGTATCGTCAATATAAGCAAATTGCTAGATAA
- a CDS encoding TlyA family RNA methyltransferase: MAKQRLDVLLVELNLCNSRALAQRLIQAGEVMVNQQVVDKPGTEVDVSAEIKIKERSRFVSRGGEKLAKALDIFAISVTDRICLDGGISTGGFTDCLLQAGAKLVYGVDVGYGQVDWKLRNHPRVILRERANLRYLTPAELYTQKIPLGEIPEGENKDNLAIFPDLAVVDVSFISLTKVLPAIWQLTQFPKEALLLVKPQFEVGKNRVGKKGVVRDINDQAEAIFHVLQTAQEIGWYYQGLTWSPITGPAGNIEYLLWLSMVDETVAPDLESIKQLTKSAATSFQEN; the protein is encoded by the coding sequence TTGGCGAAGCAAAGATTAGATGTATTACTAGTAGAGCTAAATTTGTGTAACTCCCGTGCTTTAGCTCAAAGGTTGATTCAAGCAGGAGAGGTGATGGTGAATCAGCAAGTTGTTGACAAGCCGGGAACTGAGGTAGATGTTAGTGCAGAGATTAAAATTAAAGAGCGATCGCGCTTTGTTTCCCGTGGTGGAGAAAAACTAGCTAAAGCTTTAGATATATTTGCGATTTCCGTTACAGACAGAATTTGTCTAGATGGGGGTATTTCCACAGGAGGGTTTACAGACTGTCTTCTACAAGCTGGTGCGAAGTTAGTTTACGGTGTGGATGTGGGTTATGGGCAAGTTGATTGGAAATTGCGTAATCATCCTCGGGTAATTTTACGAGAACGGGCAAACTTACGTTATTTAACACCGGCAGAATTGTATACACAAAAAATCCCTCTAGGGGAGATACCAGAGGGAGAAAACAAAGATAATTTGGCAATATTTCCGGATTTAGCAGTTGTGGATGTATCCTTTATTTCCTTAACAAAAGTATTGCCTGCGATTTGGCAATTAACTCAGTTCCCCAAAGAAGCGTTATTACTAGTAAAACCACAGTTTGAAGTGGGGAAAAATCGAGTTGGTAAAAAAGGTGTAGTCCGTGATATTAATGACCAAGCCGAGGCAATTTTTCATGTATTGCAAACTGCCCAGGAAATAGGTTGGTATTATCAAGGTTTAACCTGGTCTCCCATTACAGGACCTGCGGGAAATATTGAGTATTTGTTGTGGTTATCTATGGTAGATGAAACAGTAGCACCGGATTTAGAATCAATCAAGCAACTAACAAAATCAGCCGCTACAAGTTTTCAGGAAAATTAA
- a CDS encoding Calvin cycle protein CP12, whose translation MLQTLEVVKAAVIADENGTKTLEDAIFEAITEARSTCDINGSNSSACAVAWDIVEELQAEKSHQRQAKKNKTSLDDYCSENPEAVECRIYDI comes from the coding sequence ATGCTACAAACCTTAGAAGTAGTTAAAGCTGCTGTCATCGCTGATGAAAACGGCACAAAAACCTTAGAGGATGCGATTTTTGAGGCTATTACTGAAGCTCGTTCTACTTGCGATATCAATGGCAGTAACTCCAGCGCTTGTGCTGTTGCCTGGGATATTGTGGAAGAATTACAAGCCGAAAAATCCCATCAAAGACAAGCCAAAAAAAACAAAACTTCCCTAGATGATTATTGCTCCGAGAATCCGGAAGCTGTTGAATGTCGGATTTACGATATTTAA
- the glnA gene encoding type I glutamate--ammonia ligase gives MTTPQEVLKLIKDQNIQMIDLKFIDTPGTWQHLTVYHNQIDESSFTDGVPFDGSSIRGWKAINESDMSMVLDPNTAWIDPFMKEPTLSIICSIKEPRTGEPYNRCPRVIAQKAVDYVISSGLGDTVYFGPEAEFFIFDDVRFDQTANSGYYYVDSVEGRWNSGREEGPNLGYKPRFKEGYFPVPPTDTFQDIRTEMLLTMAQCGVPIEKQHHEVATGGQCELGFRFGKLIEAADWLMTYKYVIKNVAKKYGKTVTFMPKPIFGDNGSGMHCHQSIWKGGQPLFAGDKYAGLSEMALYYIGGLLKHAPALLAITNPTTNSYKRLVPGYEAPVNLAYSQGNRSASIRIPLSGNNPKAKRLEFRCPDATSNPYLAFAAMLCAGIDGIKNKIHPGEPLDKNIYELSPEELAKVPSTPGSLDLALEALQKDHAFLTDSGVFTEDFIETWISYKLDTEVNPMRLRPHPYEFALYYDC, from the coding sequence ATGACAACCCCACAAGAAGTCCTGAAATTAATCAAGGACCAAAACATTCAGATGATCGATCTGAAATTCATCGATACCCCAGGGACATGGCAGCACTTGACGGTGTACCACAACCAAATCGATGAGAGTTCCTTTACAGATGGCGTACCGTTCGACGGTTCTAGTATTCGGGGTTGGAAAGCGATCAACGAATCAGATATGTCAATGGTTCTCGATCCAAACACTGCCTGGATCGACCCCTTCATGAAAGAGCCGACTCTGAGTATTATTTGTAGTATCAAAGAACCTCGGACAGGTGAACCATACAACCGTTGTCCCCGCGTAATTGCTCAAAAAGCTGTAGACTACGTCATTTCTTCTGGTTTAGGTGACACAGTTTATTTTGGTCCAGAGGCTGAATTCTTCATTTTTGATGATGTCCGCTTTGACCAAACAGCGAACTCTGGCTATTACTACGTAGATTCTGTAGAAGGTCGTTGGAACTCAGGTAGAGAAGAAGGTCCTAACTTAGGTTACAAACCCCGCTTCAAAGAGGGTTATTTCCCCGTTCCTCCCACTGACACTTTCCAAGACATTCGGACAGAAATGTTGCTGACTATGGCACAGTGTGGTGTCCCAATTGAAAAACAACACCATGAAGTCGCTACCGGTGGTCAGTGTGAGCTGGGCTTCCGCTTTGGTAAATTAATCGAAGCTGCTGACTGGTTAATGACTTATAAGTACGTCATTAAGAACGTGGCGAAAAAGTACGGTAAGACTGTAACTTTTATGCCTAAACCTATCTTTGGTGATAACGGTTCAGGTATGCACTGCCACCAGTCTATTTGGAAGGGTGGTCAACCCTTATTTGCTGGCGACAAGTATGCTGGTTTGAGTGAAATGGCACTATATTACATTGGTGGTTTGCTCAAGCACGCTCCAGCATTGTTGGCTATCACTAACCCCACCACCAACTCTTACAAGCGCCTTGTACCGGGTTATGAAGCACCTGTAAACTTGGCATATTCCCAAGGCAACCGTTCTGCTTCGATTCGGATTCCTCTATCTGGTAATAATCCTAAAGCGAAGCGTTTAGAGTTCCGTTGTCCTGATGCTACTTCTAACCCCTATTTAGCATTTGCAGCAATGCTTTGTGCTGGTATAGATGGTATTAAGAACAAGATTCATCCTGGTGAACCTTTAGATAAGAACATTTACGAACTTTCTCCGGAAGAGTTGGCAAAAGTTCCTTCGACTCCTGGTTCTTTGGATTTAGCATTGGAAGCTTTGCAAAAAGACCATGCTTTCTTGACTGATTCAGGTGTCTTTACTGAAGATTTCATTGAAACTTGGATTTCCTACAAGTTGGATACAGAAGTAAACCCTATGCGTTTACGTCCTCATCCCTATGAATTTGCGCTCTACTACGATTGCTAA